The Agromyces mariniharenae sequence CTCGTTCGCGGCGTTGAACACGGCCGGGTACTCGCCGCCCGCGCGACCCACCTGCTTGGCGAGCGCGACCGCGGGGAACGCGCCCGCGTCGAGCGGCTCGAACGTCCAGCTCGTGGCCTGCGTCCAGTCGAGCGGGCGCCCCGCGGCGGCGACCCGGTTCGGCCAGTCGAGCCCGAGCGAGATCGGCAGGCGCATGTCGGGCGGCGACGCCTGCGCGATCGTCGAGCCGTCGACGAACTCGACCATGGAGTGCACGATCGACTGCGGGTGCACGACGACGTCGATGCGGTCGTACGCCACGTCGAAGAGCAGGTGCGCCTCGATGACCTCGAGGCCCTTGTTCACGAGCGTCGCCGAGTTCGTGGTGACGACGAGCCCCATGTCCCAGGTCGGGTGGGCGAGCGCCTCGGCCGGCGTCACGTCGACGAGCTCGTCGCGGGTGCGGCCCCGGAACGGCCCGCCCGATGCGGTCAGCACGAGTCGACGCACCTCGTCGTCGGTGCCCGACCGGAGCGCCTGCGCGATGGCGGAGTGCTCGGAGTCGACCGGCACGATCTGGCCGGGGGCGGCCAGGCGCGTGACGAGGTCGCCGCCGACGATGAGCGACTCCTTGTTCGCGAGGGCGAGTGTTGCACCCCGCTCGAGCGCCGCGAGGGTCGGCCCGAGGCCGACGGAGCCCGTGATGCCGTTGAGCACGACGTCGGCGTCGACGTCGCGCACGAGCTGCACGGCCTCGTCGATGCCCACGGCGGTCTGCTCGACCCCGAACTCGGCGGCCTGCTGCTCGAGCAGCGCGCGGTTCGAGCCGACCGCGAGGCCGACGACCTCGAACCGCCGCGGGTTGGCTCGGATGACGTCGAGCGCCTGGGTGCCGATCGAACCGGAGGAGCCGAGGATGATGACGCTGCGCACGCT is a genomic window containing:
- the dxr gene encoding 1-deoxy-D-xylulose-5-phosphate reductoisomerase yields the protein MRSVIILGSSGSIGTQALDVIRANPRRFEVVGLAVGSNRALLEQQAAEFGVEQTAVGIDEAVQLVRDVDADVVLNGITGSVGLGPTLAALERGATLALANKESLIVGGDLVTRLAAPGQIVPVDSEHSAIAQALRSGTDDEVRRLVLTASGGPFRGRTRDELVDVTPAEALAHPTWDMGLVVTTNSATLVNKGLEVIEAHLLFDVAYDRIDVVVHPQSIVHSMVEFVDGSTIAQASPPDMRLPISLGLDWPNRVAAAGRPLDWTQATSWTFEPLDAGAFPAVALAKQVGRAGGEYPAVFNAANEEAVAAFHAGRIGFLDIVDTVRAVVEAHEASAGELTVASLAEAERAARRAANERLGRTAR